In Streptomyces ambofaciens ATCC 23877, a single genomic region encodes these proteins:
- a CDS encoding glycosyltransferase family 2 protein, whose translation MKVGAVVITMGNRPDELRALLDSVARQDGDRVEVVVVGNGSPVPEVPEGVRTVELPENLGIPGGRNVGIEAFGPGGSDVDILLFLDDDGLLARTDTAELCRQAFAADDELGIISFRIADPDTGETQRRHVPRLRASDPMRSSRVTTFLGGANAVRTRVLTQVGGLPDAFFYAHEETDLAWRALDAGWMIDYRSDMVLNHPTTAPSRHAVYHRMVARNRVWLARRNLPALLVPVYLGVWMLLTLLRRPSRPALKAWFGGFREGWATPCGPRRPMRWRTVWRLTRLGRPPVI comes from the coding sequence ATGAAGGTCGGCGCCGTCGTCATCACGATGGGCAACCGCCCCGACGAGCTGCGGGCCCTGCTCGACTCGGTCGCCCGGCAGGACGGCGACCGCGTCGAGGTGGTCGTCGTCGGCAACGGCTCGCCCGTCCCGGAGGTGCCGGAGGGCGTGCGCACCGTCGAGCTGCCCGAGAACCTGGGCATCCCCGGCGGCCGCAACGTCGGCATCGAGGCCTTCGGTCCGGGCGGCAGCGACGTCGACATCCTGCTCTTCCTCGACGACGACGGCCTGCTCGCCCGCACCGACACCGCGGAGCTGTGCCGCCAGGCCTTCGCGGCCGACGACGAGCTCGGCATCATCAGCTTCCGCATCGCCGACCCGGACACCGGCGAGACCCAGCGCCGGCACGTCCCGAGGCTGCGCGCCTCCGACCCGATGCGCTCCTCCCGGGTCACCACCTTCCTCGGCGGTGCCAACGCGGTGCGTACCCGCGTCCTCACGCAGGTCGGCGGCCTGCCGGACGCGTTCTTCTACGCCCACGAGGAGACCGACCTGGCGTGGCGGGCCCTCGACGCCGGCTGGATGATCGACTACCGGTCGGACATGGTGCTGAACCACCCCACGACCGCGCCGTCACGGCACGCGGTCTACCACCGCATGGTCGCCCGCAACCGCGTCTGGCTCGCCCGCCGGAACCTTCCCGCGCTCCTCGTCCCGGTCTACCTCGGCGTGTGGATGCTGCTCACCCTGCTGCGCCGGCCCTCGCGACCTGCCCTCAAGGCCTGGTTCGGCGGCTTCCGCGAGGGCTGGGCCACCCCCTGCGGCCCCCGGCGGCCCATGAGGTGGCGTACGGTGTGGCGGCTGACCCGGCTGGGCCGGCCTCCCGTGATCTGA
- a CDS encoding ABC transporter ATP-binding protein has product MAEQQQGERVPTVIADELHIVYRVNGARTGKGSATAALSRMIKRGEDRGVRKVHAVRGVSFTAYRGEAIGLIGSNGSGKSTLLRAIAGLLPAERGKVYTDGQPSLLGVNAALMNDLTGERNVILGGLAMGMSREQIKERYQDIVDFSGINEKGDFITLPMRTYSSGMAARLRFSIAAAKDHDVLMIDEALATGDRKFQTRSEERIRELKKEAGTVFLVSHNNKSIRDTCNRVLWLERGELRMDGPTDEVLKEYEKFTGK; this is encoded by the coding sequence GTGGCTGAGCAGCAGCAGGGCGAGCGGGTGCCGACGGTCATCGCGGACGAACTGCACATCGTCTACCGGGTCAACGGCGCCAGGACCGGCAAGGGCAGCGCGACCGCGGCCCTCAGCCGCATGATCAAACGGGGCGAGGACAGGGGCGTGCGCAAGGTGCACGCCGTGCGGGGCGTGTCGTTCACCGCCTACCGGGGCGAGGCGATCGGCCTGATCGGTTCCAACGGATCCGGCAAGTCGACCCTGCTGCGGGCCATCGCCGGCCTGCTGCCCGCCGAGCGCGGCAAGGTCTACACGGACGGCCAGCCCTCCCTCCTGGGCGTGAACGCGGCCCTGATGAACGACCTGACCGGCGAGCGCAACGTCATCCTCGGCGGTCTGGCCATGGGCATGTCCCGCGAGCAGATCAAGGAGCGCTACCAGGACATCGTCGACTTCTCCGGCATCAACGAGAAGGGCGACTTCATCACCCTGCCGATGCGCACGTACTCCTCCGGCATGGCGGCCCGGCTGCGCTTCTCCATCGCCGCCGCCAAGGACCACGACGTCCTGATGATCGACGAGGCCCTCGCCACCGGCGACCGGAAGTTCCAGACCCGCTCCGAGGAGCGCATCCGGGAGCTGAAGAAGGAAGCCGGCACCGTCTTCCTGGTCAGCCACAACAACAAGTCCATCCGCGACACCTGCAACCGCGTCCTGTGGCTGGAACGCGGCGAGCTGCGGATGGACGGCCCGACGGACGAGGTGCTCAAGGAGTACGAGAAGTTCACGGGCAAGTAG
- the hpnC gene encoding squalene synthase HpnC, whose translation MTATDTARAVDPEHAVDPERATLAKAASENFPVAPFFLPRDWRTDLMAVYGFARLVDDIGDGDLAPGGADARLLGVPGDRADDRLLMLDAFEADLHRVFDGIPRHPLLRRLQPTVRRRSLTPEPFLGLIAANRQDQVVRRYETYDDLLAYCELSANPVGRLVLAVTGTSTPERVRRSDAICTALQIVEHLQDVAEDLGRDRVYLPAEDMERFHVQETDLAAPTAGAAVRALIAYETRRARDLLSEGAPLVGSVRGRLRLLLAGFVAGGRAAVRAIEAADHDVLPGPPKPGKVQLLREVGVTLRGEG comes from the coding sequence ATGACGGCCACCGACACGGCGCGCGCCGTGGACCCGGAGCACGCCGTGGACCCGGAGCGCGCCACCCTCGCCAAGGCGGCGAGCGAGAACTTCCCCGTGGCCCCCTTCTTCCTCCCCCGCGACTGGCGCACCGACCTCATGGCCGTCTACGGCTTCGCCCGTCTGGTCGACGACATCGGCGACGGCGACCTGGCCCCCGGCGGCGCCGACGCCCGCCTCCTCGGCGTCCCCGGCGACCGGGCCGACGACCGGCTGCTGATGCTGGACGCCTTCGAGGCCGACCTGCACAGGGTCTTCGACGGCATCCCCCGCCACCCGCTGCTGCGCCGCCTCCAGCCCACCGTGCGCCGCCGCTCGCTGACCCCCGAGCCCTTCCTCGGCCTGATCGCCGCCAACCGCCAGGACCAGGTGGTGCGGCGGTACGAGACCTACGACGACCTGCTCGCCTACTGCGAGCTGTCCGCCAATCCGGTCGGTCGCCTCGTCCTCGCCGTCACCGGCACCTCGACGCCCGAGCGGGTCCGCCGGTCCGACGCGATCTGCACCGCCCTGCAGATCGTCGAGCACCTCCAGGACGTCGCCGAGGACCTGGGCCGTGACCGCGTCTACCTGCCCGCCGAGGACATGGAACGCTTCCACGTCCAGGAGACGGACCTCGCCGCGCCCACCGCCGGCGCCGCGGTGCGCGCCCTGATCGCGTACGAGACCCGACGCGCGCGCGACCTGCTGAGCGAGGGCGCCCCCCTGGTGGGCAGCGTCCGCGGCAGGCTCCGCCTGCTGCTCGCCGGGTTCGTGGCGGGGGGCAGGGCGGCCGTCCGGGCGATCGAGGCCGCCGATCACGACGTACTTCCCGGCCCGCCCAAGCCCGGCAAGGTCCAGTTGCTGCGCGAGGTGGGCGTGACCCTGCGAGGAGAGGGGTGA
- a CDS encoding ABC transporter permease, giving the protein MSETTHDGTVAMTKPVSPDEGLTPARLAAKYGLSVSGARPSLAEYVRQLWSRRHFILAFSQAKLTAQYSQAKLGQLWQVATPLLNALVYFTIFGLILNAGKGMPKDVYIPFLVTGVFVFTFTQSSAMAGVRAISGNLGLVRALHFPRASLPISFALQQLQQLLASMIVMFAVVIGFGSYPSLSWLLVVPALLLQFLFNMGLALIVARMGAKTPDLAQLMPFIMRTWMYASGVMFSIPIMLEDKPTWLADVLQWNPAAVYMDLIRFALIDGYGSENLPPHVWAVALGWAVVLAVGGFVYFWKAEERYGRG; this is encoded by the coding sequence GTGAGTGAGACAACGCACGACGGCACGGTCGCCATGACCAAGCCCGTGTCGCCCGACGAGGGCCTCACACCGGCCAGGCTCGCCGCCAAGTACGGGCTGTCGGTGAGCGGGGCCCGGCCGTCCCTCGCGGAGTACGTCCGTCAGCTCTGGAGCCGGCGGCACTTCATCCTCGCCTTCTCCCAGGCGAAGCTGACCGCCCAGTACAGCCAGGCCAAGCTCGGCCAGCTGTGGCAGGTGGCCACGCCCCTGCTCAACGCGCTCGTCTACTTCACGATCTTCGGCCTGATCCTGAACGCCGGCAAGGGCATGCCGAAGGACGTGTACATCCCGTTCCTGGTGACGGGTGTGTTCGTCTTCACCTTCACCCAGTCCTCGGCGATGGCGGGCGTGCGCGCGATCTCCGGCAACCTCGGCCTGGTGCGGGCGCTGCACTTCCCGCGCGCCTCGCTCCCGATCTCGTTCGCCCTCCAGCAGCTCCAGCAGCTCCTGGCCTCGATGATCGTCATGTTCGCGGTGGTGATCGGCTTCGGCAGCTATCCCTCCCTGTCCTGGCTCCTGGTCGTCCCGGCGCTGCTCCTGCAGTTCCTCTTCAACATGGGCCTGGCGCTGATCGTGGCCCGGATGGGCGCCAAGACGCCGGACCTGGCCCAGCTGATGCCCTTCATCATGCGGACGTGGATGTACGCGTCGGGCGTCATGTTCTCCATCCCGATCATGCTGGAGGACAAGCCGACCTGGCTGGCGGACGTCCTCCAGTGGAACCCGGCCGCCGTCTACATGGACCTGATCCGCTTCGCGCTGATCGACGGGTACGGCTCGGAGAACCTGCCGCCGCACGTGTGGGCGGTCGCGCTCGGCTGGGCCGTGGTCCTGGCCGTGGGCGGCTTCGTGTACTTCTGGAAGGCGGAGGAGAGGTACGGCCGTGGCTGA